TGCTACGTGACGGATGGAGCGCCGACCGTACACTGTCGGACGACAGCGAAACAGAATACTGGAGGGGCGGTGAAGGCAGGCAGCGCCAGCGAGCAGCTGGAGGCACTCGGCGGACGACTGGACGCGACGCGTATCGAGCGCGACGTGCCGCTCGCACCCTACACGACGTTCCGCATCGGCGGTTCCGCGGACCTGCTGTACCGTGCGCGCACGCCCGACGAGCTCGCCGCCGCCGTCACGGCCGCGCGTGAGCTGGGTGTGCCCTGGTTCCTGCTCGGGCTCGGTGCAAACATCCTGGTAGCCGACAGCGGCTTCCGCGGGCTCGTCATCAGGAGCGAGGTGGACGCCATCGAGTTCCTCGACGACCGGCGGGTTCGTGCGGGTGCGGGTGTGCAGACGTTCATGACGCTCATCAACGCCACCGTCTCACGCGGCCTCGGCGGGCTGCATCACTACGTCGGCATCCCGAGCACGGTCGGCGGCGCGGTCTGGCAGAATCTGCACTTCCTGTCACCGCCGCCCGAGCGTGAACGCACGTGCTTCATCGAGGAGGTGGTGGAGTCGGCGGAGATCCTCACACAGGAGGGTGAGCGGAAGACAGTGGATCGGGACTACTTCCGGTTCGGCTATGACTACAGCATCCTGCACGACCGCGATGACATCGTCCTCTCCGTCACGTTTCGACTCGACCCGCAGCCGGAGCCCGATCTGCGGTTCGTGATGCGCGAGAACCTGAAGTGGCGCGACGACCGGCATCCCGATCTGTGGCTGTACCCGTCGGCGGGGTCGATCTTCAAGAAGATCGAGAACGTAGGAGCGGGACGGCTCATCGATCAGTGCGGCCTCAAGGGTCACATCCTCGGCAACGCACAGTTCTTTCACAGGCACGCCAACATCATCGTGAATCTCGGAGGCGCGACGGCGGCCGATGTGCGCGGCCTGATCACGCTGGCGCAGGAGACCGTGCAGCGGGAGCTCGGCTACGCGCTGACCACCGAGATCGGCATGGTGGGGACCGACTGAGGAGTTACGCCACGATCGCGACCAGCTCGATCTCGAACACGATCGTCGTGATCGGTGGTATGGACCTGTACCCGTTCGGCCACGCCAGCTCCGGCCGGATGACGAGCTTGCGAACGCCGCCCGGCCGCATCCCGGTGATGCCCTCGGCCACTCCGGGGATCAGCACCAGCACCTTCTCCTGAAACGCCGCGCCACCGCGGCTGGTCTCGACGTTCGTGCCGTCGGGCAGCCAGATCGTGTAGTGGAAGCGTACCTCGTCGTCGAGCGAGACGGCCGGGCCGGACACGTTGCCTGCTTCGACGTCCATCCAGTACAGACCGGAATCCGTACGATTCATCAGGTCAAGGTCGATGCCGAGGGCGGGTGCGAAATCGATCTCCTCCGGCACGGCCCAGCGGTCGTCGGGCTCCGACGGGCTGTCGCAGGCGGCGAGGAGGAAGAGGGCTGCGAGTATGATGCGCATGGTATGACCTTCGGTGGCGGATCTGCTGCTGCCGCGCTCTGCGGTTCTGCTCTCAATCAACGAGCGAACAGGCATTGATGTTACATGGCCCGGCATCGCGAGCGATACCGGGCCATGCAGAACTGGCGTCGACTAGGGGGTGTGGGCCCGCCTGCCGACGACCATGCGGTAGATCCAGAGTAGCAGGATCGCGCCGAGAATGGCGCCGATCAGATTAACTATCCAGCCGCCACCGAGGCCGAGCAGACCGAACAGGAATCCGCCGACAATGCCGCCCAGGATACCGAGAATGATCGTGACAATGATGCCGCCCGGATCGTCGCCCGGCATGATCAGCTTGGCGATGGCACCGACGATACCGCCGATGATGATCATCCACAGAAATTCCATAGCTCTCCCCCTTGAGAGGTACCGCGGCGCCCACCAGGCGCCGCCTGCCCCTCCCGGTGCAAGGGGAGTGCCGCGGACGCCCGCTAGTCGTAGGCGGGCTTGTCCGCCTTGTCCGCCTTCAGATATCTGATCGCCTTCATCCCCAGCCAGACGATCAACACGATCGGCAGCACCTTGAAGATCAGAAATCCGAACAGCGCCATGAATCCGAGAAACAGCGCGCTCAGGACCTTGAGGGTGATGAGACCGATCACCGCGAGGAAACTGCCCGTAACTACCTTGCCGCCGAAGCTGGACATAACTGACTCCTTGGAGTGTTCGTTTCCCTGCCCTACGCGCCCCGCCCGTGCCGGGTTTCGAGGTCGCGCGCCCGGAGCTGGCGGCCCGATCCCACGCAGCGGACCCCACGGGCGTCGGTGACAGCGGCAGGCTCAGGCGCTGCGGTTCTCGGACTCGCGCTTGCGGCGCTGCACAAGCCCCGTGATCCACTCCTCGAGCGGCTCGGCGGATTCCTCGTCCAGGTCCCAGGACTCCTCGTCGATATCGTCCGGCGTTGTCCCGCCCGCTGCGCTGGCCACGTTCTCGGCCGTCTGCTTCCAGGTGCGCGTCTGGGCCGCAGTACCGATGATGGCCATGGATATCTGGTCCAGGCGAGTTGCCGGCCGCTCCACGACATCGATCGTGAAGCGGATGGAACCGTTGTCGCGGTCCTGGAAACGGAAGCGCACGATCCCGGCGAGAGGGTGACCCTCGATCGTGGCGAGGGTGATGCTCTGCTCGTCGATCGATTCCACCCGTACCTGCACGTGGCCGCGTGCCGGCAGCTCCAGCGTCAGCGTAGCGCTCTCGCGCAGCCGCGTCGGTGTGCCGGGCTCCGCGGCAGCCTCGAACGGCACGATGTCGGCAAAGCCGTCGGCGAAGCGCTGCAACAGCTCTCGAGCCGAGATGCCCGAACCGTGAATATCGACCCGGAAGCGCCGGCGCTGCAGCCTGCCCACGCCCTCGTCCGGCGTCTGCTCCGGCAGGTCGTCGACCAGCTCGACCAGGCGGTTGCGGGTGGGCAGCGGGCGGGCGCCGAGCAGACCCGTGAGATCGTTCGGCTCATCAGCGCGCAGGTAGTTGCCCTCCAGGAGCATCTGCACCGTTGCTGCGCTGACCGGCGTATCGACGCCCGCGGCCGCGGCGACGGAGCTGCCGGCGCGCGCGAT
This Longimicrobiales bacterium DNA region includes the following protein-coding sequences:
- a CDS encoding FKBP-type peptidyl-prolyl cis-trans isomerase, yielding MRIILAALFLLAACDSPSEPDDRWAVPEEIDFAPALGIDLDLMNRTDSGLYWMDVEAGNVSGPAVSLDDEVRFHYTIWLPDGTNVETSRGGAAFQEKVLVLIPGVAEGITGMRPGGVRKLVIRPELAWPNGYRSIPPITTIVFEIELVAIVA
- a CDS encoding GlsB/YeaQ/YmgE family stress response membrane protein, with the translated sequence MEFLWMIIIGGIVGAIAKLIMPGDDPGGIIVTIILGILGGIVGGFLFGLLGLGGGWIVNLIGAILGAILLLWIYRMVVGRRAHTP
- the murB gene encoding UDP-N-acetylmuramate dehydrogenase, which codes for MKAGSASEQLEALGGRLDATRIERDVPLAPYTTFRIGGSADLLYRARTPDELAAAVTAARELGVPWFLLGLGANILVADSGFRGLVIRSEVDAIEFLDDRRVRAGAGVQTFMTLINATVSRGLGGLHHYVGIPSTVGGAVWQNLHFLSPPPERERTCFIEEVVESAEILTQEGERKTVDRDYFRFGYDYSILHDRDDIVLSVTFRLDPQPEPDLRFVMRENLKWRDDRHPDLWLYPSAGSIFKKIENVGAGRLIDQCGLKGHILGNAQFFHRHANIIVNLGGATAADVRGLITLAQETVQRELGYALTTEIGMVGTD
- a CDS encoding DUF1990 family protein; the protein is MKILVTGGTGVVGTATLTELIGRGHQVRLLSRGADEAHEEWESSVEPFAGDIGDPESIHGAAEGCAAVIHITGIVNESPPEATFERINVHGTENVIREAERAGVRRFIFVSSLGAERGDSDYHRSKLAGEAIVRASSLSWTIARIGAVMGTGDETVSVLLRMVRTLPAVPTIGSGDQQFQPMWHEDLAWALAECLERDDVSGRTLRLAGPDVVTVSEVLDLFSAITDRSPLRIPLPSFIARAGSSVAAAAGVDTPVSAATVQMLLEGNYLRADEPNDLTGLLGARPLPTRNRLVELVDDLPEQTPDEGVGRLQRRRFRVDIHGSGISARELLQRFADGFADIVPFEAAAEPGTPTRLRESATLTLELPARGHVQVRVESIDEQSITLATIEGHPLAGIVRFRFQDRDNGSIRFTIDVVERPATRLDQISMAIIGTAAQTRTWKQTAENVASAAGGTTPDDIDEESWDLDEESAEPLEEWITGLVQRRKRESENRSA